A window of Sphingobacterium sp. SRCM116780 contains these coding sequences:
- a CDS encoding RHS repeat domain-containing protein: MKKFNYIKIMLLCLFLILGMQKGYAQLGAGDVVTSGVASPSMAAMSQYSDVSVSMTTGLPDIGISLLSAPISDGSTSWPLSLSYNTRSTQGDEIASDVGNGWSFFGAGVIYKKVINYLDECYDNTALTSYKKNEFDDLYYYNLPGLSGKFKVKRDTINNTFSLINLTPNHAKIEYIRNSNTAIFKADSFTITADNGFKYFFDKTDLAKYDCGDLLTGKEFKTAYYLTKILNPIGVEVAIMNYDERKKYKGTSTTNLLFVQNKLKAITSRTGEVAFNYVYDDTLEPKKANDEAVSDPYSLQKITLKNPAGEELYSYVFNYTMISKGIEPSDKFRVLNSVLKNDKNGTLIEKNSFIYASPSGEGILKRVISPTGAVTEYNFESGDIFFNYNDPAYLAQLDGSTDITNPTIQYRSIMATAQVNTNQTLQYNFSVSGNPSVKKKFKFTLSIPDYSYPLPPQLPEIHEIPGFPPLPAKPRKDNLKITLKRGNDIIIQTFTIKEAFENKQFNLDDYPGNYTLELISTEGAVGMGNFSVSEVKIHPGPFRNAYSGGQSRIQNIKYYKNNSDTNAYRTVNYGYDSFEFSNSSSGYMFDNERDSEEDAAIQYTLYKSVKVSESGKGSIRYSFKTPDDYPKQQIGGTALEPQYFWPYYNITKSGLLSKKETYDEQNTLLSAELYDYELDQYSDNDYSFSGSYKITSKPAYVKKSMVNNKAFFSGGGLLETGSETWVSPTNLKPYYIKSFADGETSEQFLTYTNGLVGYNHLEAANMTGIPVIKEAKKNGKTISKSVTKYENTALLLPTSALAASISDGSMKQVMKIDSYDDKGNLVQLTSVAGLPTSFLYGYNKTQIIAKIEGARYDDIKNNPLLITAITASNDDNVNPASESVLITALDNLRKDSSMAEYQITAYTYNPLIGLTTTTTPNGQREVYEYDGAGRLKTVKKMEKDVSGNVIYKKLREYQYNYKQ; encoded by the coding sequence ATGAAAAAATTTAATTATATAAAAATAATGTTGCTCTGTCTTTTTCTCATACTTGGGATGCAGAAAGGATACGCGCAGTTAGGGGCAGGTGACGTAGTGACCAGTGGCGTTGCATCACCATCAATGGCCGCGATGTCACAGTATTCTGATGTATCAGTCTCAATGACTACAGGACTTCCTGATATTGGAATTTCGCTTTTAAGTGCCCCGATTTCAGATGGCAGTACCAGTTGGCCATTGAGTTTAAGCTATAATACAAGAAGTACTCAAGGAGACGAAATAGCAAGTGATGTAGGTAATGGCTGGTCATTTTTCGGAGCGGGTGTCATCTATAAAAAAGTCATTAATTATTTAGATGAATGCTATGATAATACAGCATTGACATCTTATAAAAAGAATGAATTCGATGACCTTTATTACTATAACCTCCCAGGTCTTTCCGGTAAATTCAAAGTAAAGAGGGATACCATCAACAATACTTTTTCACTGATTAATCTTACCCCAAATCATGCAAAGATAGAATATATAAGAAACAGTAATACGGCCATCTTTAAAGCAGACAGCTTTACAATTACCGCAGATAATGGGTTCAAATATTTTTTTGACAAAACTGATCTAGCAAAATATGATTGTGGCGATCTTTTGACAGGTAAAGAATTTAAGACAGCATACTACCTTACCAAAATCCTGAACCCTATAGGTGTGGAAGTTGCGATAATGAATTATGACGAGCGGAAAAAATACAAGGGAACCAGTACGACAAACCTCCTATTTGTTCAGAATAAACTCAAAGCAATCACCAGCCGAACTGGAGAGGTGGCATTTAATTATGTATATGATGATACTTTAGAACCTAAAAAAGCAAATGATGAGGCAGTTAGTGATCCGTACAGTCTGCAGAAAATCACCCTTAAAAATCCTGCTGGAGAAGAACTATACTCATATGTATTTAACTATACTATGATTTCTAAAGGAATTGAGCCTTCTGATAAATTCAGGGTACTAAATTCAGTATTAAAAAATGATAAAAACGGGACTCTGATTGAAAAGAATAGTTTTATATATGCTTCACCATCTGGAGAAGGAATTCTAAAAAGAGTAATCTCTCCAACAGGAGCGGTCACGGAATATAATTTTGAAAGCGGTGATATCTTTTTTAACTACAATGATCCTGCGTATCTGGCACAACTTGACGGAAGCACTGACATTACCAATCCTACGATACAATATCGGTCTATTATGGCTACTGCACAAGTTAATACGAACCAGACATTACAATATAATTTCAGTGTATCTGGCAATCCTTCTGTGAAAAAGAAGTTTAAATTTACACTCAGCATTCCTGATTATTCATATCCTTTACCACCTCAACTTCCTGAGATTCATGAGATTCCAGGGTTTCCTCCACTTCCCGCAAAACCTCGAAAAGATAACCTGAAGATTACATTAAAGCGAGGAAATGATATTATTATTCAAACTTTCACAATTAAAGAGGCATTTGAAAATAAGCAATTTAATCTGGATGACTATCCAGGCAATTATACCCTAGAATTAATATCTACAGAAGGAGCTGTGGGAATGGGAAATTTCTCGGTGTCAGAGGTCAAGATACACCCTGGGCCATTCAGAAATGCCTATTCTGGAGGCCAGTCAAGAATACAAAATATAAAATATTATAAAAATAACAGCGATACAAATGCTTATAGAACAGTGAATTATGGTTATGATTCCTTTGAATTCTCGAACAGTTCGAGTGGCTATATGTTTGATAATGAAAGGGACAGTGAAGAAGATGCGGCTATCCAATATACTTTATATAAAAGTGTAAAAGTATCGGAATCAGGAAAAGGATCGATCAGGTATTCATTTAAAACTCCAGATGATTATCCTAAACAGCAGATTGGAGGAACGGCATTAGAGCCTCAGTATTTCTGGCCATACTATAATATCACGAAAAGCGGACTGCTATCTAAAAAAGAAACATATGATGAGCAGAATACATTGCTTAGTGCAGAATTGTATGATTATGAACTAGATCAATACTCTGATAACGATTACAGTTTCTCAGGCAGTTATAAAATTACTTCAAAACCTGCTTACGTAAAGAAGAGCATGGTTAATAATAAAGCATTTTTTTCTGGTGGCGGTTTGTTGGAAACTGGATCTGAAACCTGGGTAAGTCCTACGAACCTTAAACCTTATTATATAAAAAGCTTTGCAGATGGTGAAACTTCAGAACAGTTCCTGACCTACACGAACGGGCTCGTCGGATATAACCATCTTGAAGCAGCTAATATGACAGGGATCCCAGTGATCAAGGAAGCAAAAAAGAACGGAAAAACCATTTCTAAATCAGTTACAAAATATGAAAATACTGCCTTATTGCTTCCCACTTCTGCACTTGCAGCCAGTATCAGTGATGGAAGTATGAAACAAGTCATGAAGATTGATTCTTATGATGATAAAGGAAATCTGGTACAACTCACTTCAGTTGCAGGACTTCCGACATCATTCCTTTATGGATACAATAAAACGCAGATCATTGCCAAAATAGAAGGTGCCAGATATGATGATATCAAAAATAACCCCCTTCTGATTACAGCTATCACTGCATCTAATGATGATAATGTAAACCCTGCTTCAGAGAGCGTTTTGATCACAGCACTTGATAATCTTCGAAAAGACAGTTCTATGGCAGAATACCAAATCACTGCATATACATATAATCCATTAATCGGGCTTACAACAACAACAACTCCCAATGGACAGCGTGAGGTCTATGAATATGATGGTGCTGGAAGGTTAAAGACCGTCAAAAAGATGGAGAAAGATGTCTCCGGGAATGTTATATACAAGAAGCTAAGAGAATATCAATACAACTACAAACAGTAA
- a CDS encoding DUF6443 domain-containing protein yields MKKYLSIFGVLSAVFITAQTNLTNTENYIYSKNCLNDDCTKSSENVQYFDSYGRPYQSIGIKASPTGKDVVQHIPYDSYGRSVDTWFPVPMTTTSGAVQDSSSVKSNALTVYGDSRPFSHTILENSPLNRALNQIPPGQEWLTHPVTMRYNANTANEVKKYTVSTTWIEGRTESALSLSGNYAANTLVKNTVTDEDGNISVEFKNKQGQIILVKKGVGTADNTDTYYVYNEYSQLVYVLPPLTASVTVTPDVLEKLCYQYRYDSWSRLVEKKIPGKGWEYMAYDKADRVILSQDSNLKAQGKWMITKYDPFGRLAYTGLISGGERVMMQSQITEAVVSEKRDLTGFMKNGIQIYYSNVYFFNLDTILSVNYYDTYPSYSFNPSAPATVYGSQILTDNVTSDINTKGVPVMSLVKNIEDDNWTKNYNWYNTKGKLVGTYAINHLGGYTKTESDVDFTGLVQRSKIYHKRLSSDSEKIISEKFEYDPQGRLKKHYHQVDSQPEELLSENTYNELSRLSNKKVGSNLQSIDYTYNVRGALTKINDPSILGANLFAYSLKYQNPVYVNLTSGKSNGYISEIDWNSASDGILKRYSYVYDPLNRLKDAIYTEPNTTTPYNNNYNENVTYDLNGNITTLKRNAFPVLGATSTLVDDLVYQYTGNRLDKVIENSLNDSGYEGGNNMIDYDLNGNMTNMKDKGIQNIIYNYLNLPDQLEIQNTNPIGKISTTNISVLYRADGVKLHKTYVLQAPMGLPTTQMTDYLDGFQYTYLDKGGSCITCRTENAYEEQAYRKIIPVVPSLPEWKLDFIPTAEGFYSFTENRYIYQYKDHLGNPRVSFARNSAGAPEILDTNNYYPFGLNHTGGNGLNSSAFGTWHSYKFNGKELQETGMYDFGARLYMPDLGRWGVLDPLAEEMRRHSPYNYAYNNPISFIDPDGRKPMIYNAGGVMRWEFDPLTTISGSAWFAGADFASQTAFAGSSLLSQGFTGGGGDGSDGSSTPGNKTYYGQDAYDMLQDILSKSDAGAQFSFSQFDFKQYGAEDCCPGGGLTATLAEGGAASRGGAVGFLWYAMNNVFGSAHIPNHADYAWRYTGSTPLTITEVKAEYKVREKNQGDGSYTIIFGNNHKYHGKGPLERMFTSAILQMTRYQTTVKSFDWTPSPTAREAFKSEYRRMQTDKVINLYDEGYKNPINYNMIQSPGKNYQSQDGY; encoded by the coding sequence ATGAAAAAATATTTAAGCATATTCGGCGTACTGTCTGCAGTTTTTATTACCGCACAGACCAACCTTACGAATACAGAAAATTATATATATAGCAAAAACTGTCTCAATGACGATTGTACCAAATCTTCGGAAAATGTACAGTATTTTGATAGCTACGGGCGTCCATACCAGTCCATAGGTATTAAGGCTTCTCCGACAGGAAAAGATGTGGTACAGCATATTCCATACGACAGCTATGGAAGATCAGTTGATACCTGGTTTCCCGTCCCTATGACTACAACGAGCGGCGCTGTACAGGACAGTAGTTCGGTAAAAAGTAATGCACTGACAGTATATGGCGATAGTCGTCCGTTTTCGCATACCATACTGGAAAACTCCCCTTTAAACAGAGCACTGAACCAGATTCCTCCCGGACAAGAATGGCTGACTCATCCTGTTACGATGAGATATAATGCTAATACAGCTAATGAGGTTAAAAAATATACTGTGTCCACGACCTGGATCGAAGGACGGACAGAGTCTGCTCTTTCACTTTCGGGTAACTATGCAGCCAATACATTGGTCAAAAACACCGTAACGGATGAAGATGGAAATATATCTGTTGAGTTTAAAAATAAACAGGGCCAGATTATTCTGGTAAAAAAAGGCGTAGGCACTGCGGATAATACTGATACCTATTATGTATATAACGAATATAGTCAGCTAGTATATGTTCTGCCTCCTTTAACGGCTAGTGTCACGGTGACTCCAGATGTACTGGAGAAGCTATGCTATCAATACCGATATGATAGTTGGAGCCGATTGGTGGAGAAAAAGATTCCTGGCAAAGGCTGGGAATACATGGCATATGACAAAGCAGACCGAGTGATCTTATCTCAGGATTCAAATCTCAAAGCACAAGGTAAATGGATGATCACAAAATATGATCCATTTGGTCGATTAGCTTATACCGGGCTCATTTCTGGTGGTGAACGTGTAATGATGCAAAGCCAAATTACAGAAGCTGTAGTTTCAGAAAAAAGAGATCTGACAGGATTTATGAAGAACGGGATACAGATATACTACTCTAATGTATACTTCTTTAATCTGGACACAATCCTAAGCGTTAATTATTATGATACATATCCTTCCTACAGCTTCAATCCGTCTGCCCCTGCTACAGTGTATGGAAGTCAAATCCTTACTGACAATGTGACTTCGGATATAAATACAAAAGGCGTTCCCGTGATGAGTCTAGTTAAAAACATCGAAGATGATAATTGGACAAAAAACTATAATTGGTATAATACAAAAGGAAAACTTGTAGGAACATATGCGATCAACCATTTGGGAGGTTATACCAAAACAGAATCTGATGTTGATTTTACAGGATTGGTACAACGAAGTAAAATCTATCATAAAAGATTGTCTTCGGATAGTGAAAAAATTATTTCAGAAAAATTCGAGTACGATCCCCAAGGCAGATTAAAAAAACACTATCATCAGGTTGACAGTCAACCAGAAGAATTACTGAGTGAAAACACTTATAATGAACTTTCGAGGCTTTCAAATAAAAAAGTAGGAAGCAATCTACAAAGTATCGATTACACCTACAATGTTCGCGGAGCGCTGACAAAGATCAATGACCCATCTATTCTGGGCGCTAATCTTTTTGCTTATTCGCTTAAATACCAGAACCCGGTGTATGTAAATCTAACGTCGGGGAAAAGCAATGGTTATATTTCAGAAATAGACTGGAATTCTGCTTCTGATGGAATCCTTAAAAGATATTCTTATGTATATGACCCATTGAATAGATTAAAGGATGCTATATACACAGAGCCCAATACTACAACACCATATAACAACAACTATAATGAAAATGTAACATATGACCTGAATGGGAATATTACCACTCTCAAAAGAAATGCATTCCCTGTCCTGGGCGCAACTTCCACATTAGTAGATGATCTTGTCTATCAGTATACCGGAAATCGCCTGGATAAGGTGATAGAAAATTCACTGAATGATTCAGGGTATGAGGGTGGAAATAACATGATAGACTATGACCTGAACGGAAATATGACAAACATGAAAGATAAGGGTATTCAAAACATTATTTACAATTATTTGAATTTACCTGATCAATTAGAAATCCAGAACACGAACCCAATTGGTAAAATATCAACGACAAATATTAGTGTCCTCTATCGTGCAGATGGTGTAAAACTTCACAAAACGTATGTTCTTCAGGCTCCGATGGGGCTCCCTACAACCCAGATGACAGATTATTTAGATGGCTTTCAGTACACTTACCTAGATAAGGGAGGAAGTTGTATTACCTGTAGAACGGAAAATGCGTATGAAGAACAGGCTTATCGAAAAATTATCCCTGTGGTACCTAGTCTACCCGAGTGGAAACTTGATTTCATACCTACGGCAGAAGGCTTTTACAGTTTCACGGAAAACCGTTATATTTACCAATACAAAGACCACCTCGGCAATCCAAGGGTAAGTTTCGCGAGAAACAGCGCAGGCGCTCCAGAAATTTTAGATACCAATAATTATTATCCGTTTGGATTGAACCATACTGGAGGAAATGGACTCAACAGTTCAGCTTTTGGTACCTGGCATAGCTATAAATTTAATGGTAAAGAGCTTCAGGAAACAGGGATGTACGATTTTGGGGCAAGATTGTATATGCCTGATTTGGGACGATGGGGTGTATTAGATCCCCTCGCTGAGGAGATGAGAAGACATTCTCCATATAATTATGCCTACAATAATCCTATAAGCTTTATAGATCCGGATGGAAGAAAGCCTATGATTTATAATGCAGGGGGAGTGATGCGTTGGGAATTTGACCCCTTAACAACCATTAGTGGATCGGCTTGGTTTGCGGGTGCGGATTTTGCAAGTCAAACTGCGTTTGCCGGTTCAAGTCTTCTTTCGCAAGGCTTTACAGGTGGTGGTGGTGATGGTTCCGATGGTTCCAGCACTCCAGGAAACAAAACATACTATGGGCAAGACGCTTATGATATGTTACAAGATATATTATCAAAAAGTGATGCTGGAGCTCAGTTTAGCTTTTCTCAGTTTGACTTTAAACAGTACGGAGCTGAAGATTGCTGTCCTGGAGGTGGATTAACAGCCACTTTAGCAGAAGGTGGAGCAGCATCCCGAGGAGGTGCAGTGGGCTTTTTATGGTATGCGATGAATAACGTGTTTGGCTCAGCACATATCCCCAACCATGCAGATTATGCCTGGAGGTATACAGGATCAACTCCGTTAACGATTACTGAAGTAAAGGCTGAATACAAAGTAAGAGAAAAAAATCAAGGCGATGGTTCTTATACCATTATATTTGGGAACAATCACAAATATCATGGTAAAGGACCACTTGAAAGAATGTTTACATCAGCGATATTACAAATGACAAGGTATCAGACGACCGTAAAATCTTTTGACTGGACACCATCTCCTACAGCACGCGAAGCTTTTAAGTCAGAATATAGAAGGATGCAAACTGATAAAGTAATAAACTTATATGACGAAGGGTATAAAAACCCAATAAATTATAATATGATACAATCACCAGGAAAAAATTATCAATCACAGGATGGATACTAA
- a CDS encoding molybdenum ABC transporter permease, giving the protein METLVIAIIVLLPGIFLLFWISKRKFNRRNVAGIEGFSSYEKSLFVRFLERIGKWLAYILIILGILLLWTYSRQKKELDKNLKTEESI; this is encoded by the coding sequence ATGGAAACTTTAGTAATTGCTATAATAGTTCTGCTACCAGGTATATTTTTACTTTTCTGGATTAGCAAACGAAAATTTAACCGCCGCAATGTTGCTGGAATTGAAGGATTTTCCAGTTATGAAAAATCATTGTTCGTTCGTTTCTTAGAACGAATTGGAAAATGGTTGGCCTATATCCTCATTATACTTGGTATTCTTTTATTATGGACTTATTCAAGACAGAAAAAAGAACTGGATAAAAACCTTAAAACAGAAGAATCAATTTGA
- a CDS encoding DNA polymerase III subunit alpha codes for MFINCHSFHSLRYGTLSVDDLVFQASSLGIKELVLTDINTITGIYEFKKKCEEKGIKPIAGVEVRKGSELLYVVIAKEFAGLAEVNRMLTLFNCDGIDLPSQPKLSNNFIIYPLSNYPKNLDKNEYIGICEEEVNLLIRPEFSKLVPKMVILQPITFCTKKEYNLHRILRSIDKNVLLSKLSENEVCKKSEYFKQNILDNFQYYPQIIQNTKAILSQCSFEFEFSTPRNKKHYMETKADDLKLLTRLAYAGLERRYGRSNDQAAKRVDKELKVIDELNFSGYFLITWDIIRYSNSMGFMHVGRGSGANSIVAYCLGITDICPIELDLYFERFLNLNRKSPPDFDIDWSWQDRDTILEYIFNRYGKEYVAFCGTNVEFKYRSIIREVGKAFGLPKEELDELSKNPEKVFKDKVVQQVQKYGMLLQKFPNQRSMHSCGIIISEEPLVNFTALEMPPKGFAIVQWDMHVAEDLGFEKFDILSQRGLGTINDTVRLLEEKRGIKVNIEDTILSKDEEKCNEFLSQGRTIGCFYIESPAMRGLLRRLKCDNYKVLVAASSIIRPGVAQSGMMKEYIFRHNNPDKFEYFHPVFEQQLGETYGIMVYQEDVIKIALHYGGVSAADGDILRRAMSGKGRSLSALKNVKDDFFASCKQQGHPEELSVEIYRQIESFAGYSFCKAHSASYAVESYQSLYLKVYYPLEFMVSVINNMGGFYRTEVYVHEARMSGGKILNPCMNRSEQQATIYGDEIYLGFMHLEKVESKLGALIPEERKRNGEYKSLEDFIKRIPVGIETLQILIFIGAFRFTGIPKNELLLKARLLLGDFKPERRFETLFDEPLKDFKFPELKRNIFEDAFDEIEILSFPVSCSVFDLLQTKYRGTVMANELIQHHKKQVRMLAYLISRKHVPTKKGTMYFGTWIDDNGDYFDTAHFPDSLQKYPFQGGGCYLLLGTVEVDFHFPTITITKMAKMPFIPDPRYSHDEEKRYEAQERMKEDVSMTFRAPYPQEHEINLPRNSYNGNSN; via the coding sequence ATGTTTATAAACTGCCACTCATTTCACAGTTTACGGTATGGAACTTTATCTGTTGACGATCTGGTCTTTCAAGCTTCTAGCTTGGGAATAAAAGAACTTGTCCTTACTGATATTAATACCATCACAGGAATTTATGAATTTAAGAAAAAATGTGAGGAGAAGGGTATAAAACCTATTGCTGGGGTTGAAGTTCGCAAGGGAAGTGAGCTGCTCTACGTTGTTATCGCCAAAGAATTTGCAGGATTGGCAGAAGTTAACAGAATGCTGACTTTATTTAATTGTGATGGAATAGATTTACCATCACAGCCAAAATTGTCAAATAATTTTATCATATATCCCTTAAGTAATTACCCTAAGAATCTTGATAAAAATGAATATATAGGGATCTGCGAGGAGGAAGTGAATTTGTTGATCCGTCCGGAATTTAGCAAGCTTGTTCCGAAAATGGTAATCTTACAACCGATAACATTCTGTACAAAAAAAGAATACAATCTACACCGGATTTTAAGGTCTATTGATAAGAATGTGCTGCTTTCAAAGCTCTCTGAAAACGAAGTCTGTAAAAAATCAGAATATTTTAAACAGAATATTTTAGATAATTTTCAATACTACCCTCAAATTATTCAGAATACAAAGGCGATTCTTTCACAATGTAGCTTTGAATTTGAGTTTTCTACTCCTAGAAATAAGAAGCATTATATGGAGACTAAGGCCGATGATCTTAAATTATTAACGCGATTAGCCTACGCAGGATTAGAAAGAAGATATGGCAGAAGTAATGATCAAGCTGCAAAACGAGTAGACAAGGAGCTAAAAGTTATTGATGAACTTAATTTTAGCGGATATTTCCTGATTACTTGGGATATCATCAGATATAGTAATAGTATGGGTTTTATGCATGTAGGAAGGGGGAGTGGCGCAAATAGTATTGTTGCCTATTGTCTTGGTATCACTGATATTTGTCCTATAGAATTGGACTTATACTTCGAACGCTTTCTCAATCTCAATCGAAAAAGCCCGCCTGACTTTGATATCGATTGGAGCTGGCAAGATCGGGACACTATCTTGGAATATATCTTTAATCGGTATGGTAAGGAATATGTTGCATTTTGCGGAACAAACGTAGAGTTTAAGTATCGGTCTATTATTAGAGAGGTTGGAAAAGCATTTGGACTCCCCAAAGAGGAATTGGATGAACTGAGTAAAAATCCAGAGAAGGTTTTTAAAGATAAAGTAGTGCAACAAGTTCAAAAATATGGAATGCTTTTACAAAAATTTCCGAACCAACGTTCCATGCACTCCTGTGGTATTATTATTTCCGAAGAGCCGCTTGTTAATTTTACAGCGCTTGAAATGCCTCCCAAAGGCTTTGCTATTGTACAATGGGATATGCATGTAGCAGAGGATCTGGGATTTGAAAAATTCGATATCCTATCACAACGAGGGTTAGGAACGATAAACGACACTGTAAGACTTCTCGAAGAAAAGCGAGGAATAAAAGTAAATATAGAAGATACAATACTATCTAAAGATGAAGAAAAGTGCAATGAATTTTTAAGCCAGGGGAGGACAATAGGCTGTTTCTATATTGAAAGTCCGGCGATGAGAGGTTTATTACGACGGCTCAAATGTGATAATTATAAAGTTCTGGTGGCCGCATCATCAATCATCCGGCCAGGTGTTGCCCAATCTGGTATGATGAAGGAATATATTTTTCGACATAACAACCCCGACAAATTTGAATATTTCCATCCTGTTTTTGAACAGCAACTAGGGGAGACATATGGCATCATGGTATATCAGGAGGATGTGATCAAAATAGCGCTACATTACGGAGGGGTATCGGCAGCAGATGGAGATATATTAAGAAGAGCAATGAGCGGAAAAGGTAGGTCACTTTCGGCCCTTAAAAATGTAAAGGATGATTTTTTCGCATCTTGCAAACAGCAAGGACACCCAGAAGAACTAAGCGTAGAAATATATCGCCAGATCGAATCTTTTGCGGGGTATTCTTTTTGTAAGGCCCACTCTGCATCTTACGCGGTGGAGAGTTACCAAAGTTTATATCTGAAAGTCTACTATCCTTTAGAATTCATGGTATCCGTGATCAACAATATGGGAGGATTTTATCGCACAGAGGTATATGTACATGAAGCAAGAATGTCTGGTGGTAAAATCTTAAATCCATGCATGAATAGGAGTGAGCAACAAGCAACGATTTATGGGGATGAAATCTATTTGGGTTTCATGCATCTTGAAAAAGTAGAATCAAAGCTTGGAGCGCTAATTCCAGAAGAAAGAAAGAGGAATGGTGAATACAAGTCGTTAGAAGATTTTATCAAGAGGATTCCAGTAGGTATTGAAACTTTGCAGATTTTGATATTCATTGGGGCGTTCCGGTTCACAGGTATACCAAAGAATGAACTACTGTTAAAAGCTAGATTACTGCTTGGTGATTTTAAACCAGAGCGTAGATTTGAAACTCTTTTTGACGAGCCTTTAAAGGACTTTAAGTTTCCCGAATTGAAACGAAATATTTTTGAAGATGCTTTTGATGAGATTGAAATTCTGAGTTTCCCGGTCTCTTGTTCTGTCTTTGATCTGTTGCAGACAAAATACAGAGGAACGGTAATGGCAAATGAACTCATTCAACATCATAAAAAACAAGTCAGGATGCTTGCGTATTTAATTTCACGTAAGCATGTACCAACAAAAAAAGGAACCATGTATTTTGGAACCTGGATTGATGATAACGGAGATTACTTCGATACTGCTCACTTTCCCGATAGCCTTCAAAAATATCCTTTTCAGGGTGGGGGATGTTACCTTCTATTGGGAACAGTGGAAGTAGATTTCCATTTTCCAACGATTACAATAACTAAAATGGCAAAGATGCCTTTCATACCTGATCCGAGATATTCACACGATGAGGAAAAGCGCTACGAAGCGCAAGAACGGATGAAGGAAGATGTAAGCATGACTTTCAGAGCACCTTATCCGCAGGAACATGAAATCAATCTTCCGAGAAATAGCTACAACGGAAACTCAAATTGA
- the dinB gene encoding DNA polymerase IV, translated as MQRAIVHMDLDTFFVSCERLVNSQLNGIPLIIGGGDRGVVSSCSYEARTFGVRSAMPMKMALRLCPQAKVVKGDMELYSKLSHTVTEIIEERAPVMEKASIDEFYLDLTGMDRFFGAYKWTNELGARIEKETGLPISYALSINKTVSKIGTGESKPHGHREIPSVGVHSFLNPLSIKKMPMVGNATFQLFSRVGIRTIGTLSEMPVEVLRQMIGKNGTDLWKKANGIDESQVVPYSERKSISKERTFSSDTMDIHEVKSLISGMAEQLAHQLRQEKWLTSTVVIKIRYSNFDTETKQCRVTYTSADHTLAKVALELFDKIYSRRMRLRLIGLRFTDLVHGNYQMNLFEDTSELICLYQAMDDIKNRFGKDAVGRAVGFNFSR; from the coding sequence ATGCAGCGTGCTATAGTACATATGGATCTGGATACATTTTTTGTATCCTGTGAAAGGTTGGTCAACTCACAGTTGAATGGCATTCCACTCATTATTGGAGGCGGTGACAGGGGAGTAGTTTCCTCTTGCTCCTATGAAGCAAGGACATTTGGAGTACGCTCTGCAATGCCCATGAAAATGGCACTTCGTCTCTGTCCGCAGGCTAAAGTAGTGAAAGGCGATATGGAACTGTATTCAAAATTGTCACATACAGTAACTGAAATTATCGAAGAAAGAGCACCTGTTATGGAGAAAGCTTCGATAGATGAATTCTACCTGGATCTTACAGGAATGGATCGGTTTTTTGGGGCTTATAAATGGACTAATGAACTAGGTGCAAGAATTGAAAAGGAGACGGGCTTACCGATCAGTTACGCACTTTCCATCAATAAAACCGTCAGTAAAATTGGAACAGGAGAATCCAAGCCACATGGCCATCGTGAGATACCTTCGGTAGGCGTTCATTCCTTTTTAAATCCATTGTCAATTAAGAAAATGCCAATGGTTGGCAATGCTACTTTTCAGTTATTTTCCAGAGTTGGCATCAGAACGATTGGGACATTGTCGGAAATGCCTGTTGAGGTCTTGCGGCAGATGATCGGAAAAAATGGTACTGATCTATGGAAAAAAGCAAATGGAATTGATGAGAGTCAAGTAGTACCTTACTCAGAAAGAAAGTCAATTTCGAAGGAGCGAACATTCAGCAGTGATACAATGGATATCCATGAGGTAAAAAGTTTAATTTCTGGCATGGCTGAGCAACTGGCGCACCAGCTCCGTCAGGAAAAGTGGTTAACTTCTACTGTGGTGATCAAGATCAGGTATTCAAATTTTGACACAGAAACTAAGCAATGTCGTGTTACCTACACATCTGCAGATCATACACTGGCAAAAGTAGCTTTGGAACTTTTTGATAAAATATATTCTCGGCGGATGCGCTTGCGATTGATAGGGTTGAGGTTTACCGACCTGGTGCATGGAAACTATCAGATGAATTTGTTTGAAGACACCTCCGAATTGATCTGTCTATACCAAGCGATGGATGATATCAAAAATAGATTTGGAAAAGATGCTGTTGGTCGGGCAGTGGGGTTTAATTTTTCACGTTAA